Genomic DNA from Burkholderia plantarii:
CGCTTCTCGCGCGAGCGGCTGCATGCCGAACTCGGCGAGATCGTGATCGGCGAACGGCCGGGCCGCGAGAACGACGACGAGATCATCCTGCTCAATCCGATGGGCATGGCGCTCGACGACATGGTCTGCGCGCGCCACTTCCACCGGCTCGCGCTGCAGCAGGGCGTGGGCACGCGGCTCGCGCTGTCATGACGGCGGCGATTGCCGACGCGTGGTGCGAGACCGACCTGGCTGATGTGGCTTCGGCGGCGCGGTTCGCTGACGAAGCCGGGCGGCGGCTCGCGCAGGATCTGTTCGACGCGCTGTGGATGGAGAATCCGCACGGCTTTCGCGAGCGCGCGCGCTGCTCGGCCGAGGCCGCGCCGGCTTCGCTGGCCGTGCCGCTCGGTGACGGCCGCGTGCTGGTCTGGCGCGGGCGGCGCGTGGAAGGCTGGCGGCCGTTGCGGCTTGCGCCGGAGCAAGCCGTGACTCTGGTGGGTGAGGCGGATGCGAGCGCCGTGCCGCTCGACGCGGACGCCACGCTCGATCATCTGCAGAGCGCGGCCTGGTGGCCCGCGCTGGCGCGTCCGCTGGGCGGCCTGCTGCGCGACGCGCGGCGCCAGTTCGCGCGCACGCTCGCGGCCGAGGCGCGCTGGCTCGCGCGCCTCGACGCGGCGCCGCGTGCGCTGCTGGCATGGGAGGCGCTGTGCTGCCTGCGCGATCGTCCGTTCCATCCGTTCGCGCGCGCCAAGGTCTGGCCCGGCGAGCCCGGCGACGCGTTCGACGTGGAGAGCGGCCAGCCGGTGGCGTGGCACTGGCTCGCCGTGCCGCGTGGGCGCGTCATCGCCGGCACGGCGGGCGGCCTGGAGGGCGCCGACGATGCCGAACGGCAGCCCTGCGCGCATGCCCTGCTCGATGCGCATGAGTTCGCCACGCTGGCTTACCGCGCGCGAGAAGCGGGCGCCGATGCCGACGCGCTGTGGCTGCCCGTGCATCCATGGCAGATCGCGCAACTGCGGCGGCGGCAACCGGCGCTGCTCGACGGCTGCGTCGATCTCGGCGCCGGCCCCGGCACCGGCACGCCGACCGCGTCGCTGCGTTCGCTCGGCGTGGCGCGCGCGCCGTCGCTGCATCTGAAGCTCGCGCTCGGCGTGCAGGCGCTCGGCGCCGAGCGCGTGCTGCCGCCGCGCTATCAGCACAACGGCGAGCTGGCGCAGCGCTGCCTGCGCACGCTCGCCGAGCGCGACCGGTGGCTCGGCGCGCATCTGCGCTGGTGCGACGAAAGCGCGTGGTGGGTGCTCGGCGCGACGCCGGCGCCGCACGACGAGGCCACGCTGATCGCCGAACGCGGCGATCTCGGTTGCCTGCTGCGCCGCTATCCCGACGCGGACGGCGACAACTGGCTGCTGCCGATGGCCGCGCTGGCGGTGTGTACCTCGGACGGCCGGCTGCCGGCGCTCGACGCCGCGGCCGGCGCGCGGCCCGCTTCGCGCGAGGCGCGCCGCGCCACGTTCGCGCGCATCGCCGGGCTCGTGATCGAACTCGGCCTGCGCTGCCTGCGGTATGGCGTGATGCCCGAGCTGCACGGCCAGAACGTGGTGCTGCGAATCGGTGCCGACGGCGCGACCGGCATCGTGCTACGCGATCACGACACGCTGCGGGTCTGTCCGGCGCGGATGCGCGAGGCCGGCATCGCGACGCCTGACTACGTGATCGATCGCGGCTCGCCGAACACGCTGATCCTCGACGATCCGCTCGAACTGCTCGCCTACTTCCAGACGCTGGCGGTCGGCGTGAACCTCTACGCGATCCTCGCCGCGCTTGCCGATGTCGATACCGACGGCGACGAGGGCGATGGCGAGGCGGCCGGCTGGCGGACCGTGCATGACGCGCTGCGCGAGAGCGTGGCACGCGTGTTCGATGAGAGCGACGGAGCCGACGCCTCCACCACCGCGCTCGGCGTACGCGTGGCCGAGGCGCTGTTCGAACGTGACGCCTGGCCGTTCAAGCAGCTCGTGATGCCGCTCGCGGGCCGCGCGTCGGTCGGCACCGGCATGCCGAGCGGGCTCGGCGCGATCGGCAATCCGCTGCATCTCGCGGCAGCCCGCGCGGACGCGCCGCGATGAGCGCCCGAACCGGTCCGGCCGTCGTCACGCTGGTGGCCTGCCAGGGCGTGATCACACTCGGGCTGATGGTGCTGGTGCCGATCATGCCGTTCTTCATCCGCGGCCTGCTTGGCGCGGACGCCTCGCTGGCCGATGTCGCGCGCTGGACCAGCATCGCGCTCGCCGCGCCCGGTGTCGGCGCGCTGGCGGCGGCGCCGTTCTCGGCCGGCTGGTGTGAGCGCTACGGCTACCGGCGCGCGCTGCTGCTGGCGCTCGCACTGTTCGTCGCGAGCCTGCTCGCGATGGCCTCGGCGCGGCACCCGGCGCTGTTCGTCGCGGGCCGCGTCGCGCAGGGCGCGAGCACCGTGAGCGTGATCGTCACCGCCTATCTCGCGCGCGTCAGCGATGCCGCCACGCGCGGGCGCGCGCTCGGCTGGCAGGAGTCGGCGGTGGCCGCCGGCGCGCTGGCCGGCCCCGCGCTCGGCGGCATCCTGCAGGACCTCTGGTCGGTGCGCCCACTGCTCTACGCGGTGGCGTGCGGCACCGGCCTCGCCACCGCGGCGCTCGCGCTGACGCTGCGCGAGCCGGCCCGCGAGGCCGCCGGCGGCGACCATCGCGCCGCCTCGGCGGCCAACCGCGCCGCGCGCCAGGCGCTGTTCGCCGACCGCGGCTTTCGCCGCTGGGTGCTGGCCGGCAGCCTGACGCAGGCCGGCGCGTTCGCGCTCGTCAACGTGTTCGCGCTGTTCATCGACGCGCGCTTCGCCGGCCGCGCCGAGCTGGCGAGCACGGTCGGCCTGCTGCACGCGCTCGGCTGGTGCGCGACGCTGGCGGCCGGGCCGTTCTGGGGCGCGCGCAACGACCGGCGCGATCCGGCCCGCCACTTCGTGGCCGGCGCGCTGCTGTGCGCGCTCGCGCTGGCGCTGATGCCGTTCGCGGCCTCGCTCTGGCTGATCGCGCTGCTGCGGATCATGCAGGGCGCCGCCTACGCGGCGCTCGCGCAATCGATGTTGCTGGTATGCAGCCGCGCGGCACCAGTCGCGCTGCAAGGGCGCGTGACCGTGACCGCCCGCAGCGCGATGGTGCTGGGCCAGCTGTTCGGCCCGTTCGCGGTGCTCGCGCTGCTGCCGCTGCTCGGCCCCGCCGCGACGCTGTGGCTGACCGCGGCGATGTTCGTCGCCGCGGCCGGCATCGCGCATCGCGGCGCGGCCGTGTCCTTTTCCTCCGTGACCGAACCCAGGTGATCGCCATGTCATCCCTTACCCTGCCGCGCGCTCCGTCCGCGCACGATGCAGTCCACCCGCCGGCGCTCGCCACCGGCGCCGAACGCCATCGGCTCGCGCCGCTCGACGCGCGGCTGCTCGAACAGTATTTCAATACCTATTGCCGCGAGACGGGCCGCTTCGACCCGCGCGTGAGCGACGCGCAGCTGCCCGACGACGCGGCCCGCGCGATCGCGCGCGGCTGGCGTGAGGCCGGCTTCGTGGTGGCCGGCGTGACGTTCCCGCACGATGGCGGCGCGGTGTTCGTCGCGCTCGCCCATCATTCGGCGATCGGCTTCCACCGGCTCGCGCCGCACGCGTTCGGCTGGACGCCCGGGCGCGGCGTGCAGCCGTTCGACGGGCCGGAGGCGTTCGCCACGCGCATCGCGCGCGCGCTCGCGCACCGCGCCGGGCTCGATGCAGCCGGCTGGCCCGCGCAGTTCGCGGCGCTGATGCACGACAGCATCGAGCGCGTGCGCGGCTTCCATCGCGAGGCGCCGGACTCGCACGACGGCTCGCGCGGCGCTGCGGGCGCGGTGCCGCGCACGCCGTTCGTCGAGGCCGAGCAGTCGCTGCGTTTCGGCCATGTGTTCCATGTGAGTTCGAAATCGTCGAGCGGCTTCAGCGACGACGACGTGGCCGCCTACGCGCCCGAACGCGGCGCGGCGTTCCGGCTGCATTACTTCGCGGTCGCGTCGCGCTGCCTCGACGCGGCGACGATCGACGCCGCGCAGCCGCCGATCGATCCCGAGGCGATGCGCGCCGCGGCGGCGCTGCTCGGCGACAGCGAATACCGGCTGCTGCCGAGCCATCCGTGGCAGGCCGCGTTCCTGCTCGGCCACGACGAGGTGAAGGCGCTGCTGAAGTCGGGCGACCTCGTCTCGCTCGGGCCGATGGGCGAGCCGGCGTGGCCCACTTCGTCGGTGCGCACCGTCTGGCTGCCGAAGCAGCGGCGCTTCCTCAAGCTGCCGCTCGACGTGCGGATCACCAATTTCGTGCGCAACAACCCGCCCGAGCAGGCGGCGCGCGCGCTCGACGCGAGCCGCTATCTGGCCGCGCTGCCGCGCCGCTACCGCGCCACGCCGGGCTTCGAGATCCTGCTCGACACCGGCCGAGCCTCGCTCGCGACGGCCGACGCCGCGCTGCGCGCGAGCAGCCTCGTGATCCATCGCGAGCCGATGCGCGACGATCTCGGCGACCACGCGCGCGTGCTGGCCAGCGTGCTGGAGGAGCGCCCGGACGGCGCCACGCCGCTGGCCGCGCTGCTGCGCGAGGCGCTCGGCGCGGCGCCGTCGCGTGCGCGGCTCGCGAGTTGGTGGACCGCCTATCTCGACGTGATGCTGCTGCCGCTGCTGCGGCTGTTCGCCTGCGAGGGCGTGAGCCTGGAGGCGCATCTGCAGAACGCGCTGGTGGCGTTTCGCGGCGGCTGGCCCGCGCGCGGCTACGTGCGCGACATGGAAGGCGCGAGCCTCAGCCGGGCGCGCTGCCGGCAGCCGGCGCTGCTCGACGCCGCCAGCCCCGCGCTCTATGAAGAGGCTGAGGCGTGGAAGCGCTTCTGCTACTACGTGCTGGTCAATCAGGTCGGGCATCTGATCGCGAGCGTGGCGCGCGCTGGGTACGGCGACGAGGCCGCGCTCTGGCGCCTCACGGCCGAGGTCTGGGCGGCCACGCGCGAGCCCGAACTGGTCGCGCTGCTGGACGACCTCGGGCAGCGCCCGACGCTGCCGGCCAAGGCCAACATGTCGAGCTGCTTCGGCCGCCACGGCGAACTGCCGGCCTGGGTCGAGATCCCGAACCCGCTGTTCGGCACGGAGGTGCGCGCATGACACTCGCCGAATTCGACACGCTGGTCCACAGCGACGCTTATCGCGACGCAGCCGTGCGCGTGGTGCGCCAGCTGCTGGAGGCGCTGCTGTTCGAGGAACGCCTGCCGCTCGCGCGCCGCGAGGGCGACACGCTGACGATCGCCGCGACCGACGCTCACGGCGAGCCGGTCGCCTATCATTGCCGCGTGCTGCGCAGCGCGTCGTTCGCGCGGCTGCGGATCGTCTCGCCGGTGCTGCGCCGCGCCGGCGGCGGCGAGGCGCCCGCCACCGACGCGGCGTGCGTGGTCGCCGAGCTGGCCGGGCAGCTGGCGGCCGAGCCGGCGCGGCTCGCGCAGTTCGCGGCCGAGCTGCTGGCCACTCACATGAAGGACGCGCAGACGCGCCTGGCCCGCCAGGGCCGGCTGCTGCGCGGCAAGGACTACGACGAGGTCGAGGCCGGCCTGACCGGCGCGCATCCGTATCACCCCGGCTACAAGTCGCGGCTCGGCTTCACGCTGGCCGACAACCAGCGCTACGCGCCCGAGTGCTCGACCGGCGTCGCGCCGCTGCTGATCGCGGCGCGCCGCGACGTCTGCCGCTGGGCCGCCGGCCGCGCGGTGGCCGGGTGCGATCCGCGCAACCTGCTGGCGCCGGCCGAACGCGCCGCGTTCGAGGTGCGGCTGACCACGCTCGGCCTCGATCCGGACGACTACCTGCCGCTGCCGATGCATCCGTGGCAGTGGGAGACGATCGCCGAGGCCGGCTGCCATGCCGCCTGCGCGCGCCGCGAGCTGGTGCCGGTCGGGCCGCTGCAGGACCGCTACCGGCCGCAGCAGTCGATCCGCACGCTGGCCAACGTCGACCGGCCGCTCGCGCCGTCGATCAAGCTCGCGATGAATCTCGTCAACACCTCGACCTCGCGCGTCCTCGCGCCGCACACGGTGCGCAACGCGGCGCCGCTCAGCGACTGGCTCGACCAGCTGGTGGCCGACACCGCGTGGCCTGCTCCGCTCGCGCGGCCGGTGATCCTCAAGGAGACGGCCGGCGTCGGCTACGTGCCGGGCGCGCCGGTGGCCGGCCAGTACGGTGCGTTCGCCTGCATCTGGCGCGACAGCATCCATGCGCACCGGCGCGACGACGAACAGGCGCTGCCGATGACGGCGCTGCCACACGTCGACGCCGACGGTCGCCTGCTGGTGGCCGACGCCGTCGCGCGCCACGGCGTGCAGGCCTGGGTGCGCCGCCTGATCGAGCGTGCCTGGCTGCCGGTGCTGCACCTGCTCTGGCTGCACGGCACCGCGCTCGAATCGCATGCGCAGAACATGGTGCTGCTGCTGGTGGACGGGCTGCCCGAGCGCGTCGCGCTGAAGGACTTCCACGACGGCGTGCGCTACTCGCGGCGCTGGCTGTCCACGCCGCCGCCCGCGCTCGACGCGCCGCCCGCCGAGCACGCGAGCGTGAACCCGAACTCGTTCATCGAGACCGACGACGCCGACGAGCTGCGCGACTTCACCTGCGATGCGCTGCTGTTCGTCAACCTCGCCGAGATCGCCTGGGCGTTCGCGCGGCATCTCGGGTTCGACGAAGCGGCGTTCTGGGCGATCGCGGCCGACACGATCCGCGAGCATCAGGCGCGGCATCCCGAACTCGCCGAACGCTTCGCGCTGTTCGACTGCTTCGCGCCGACGCTGCAGATCGAGCTGCTGGCGAGCCGGCGCTTCCTGCCCGAGATCCGGCTGCGCACGCGCGCGGCGCCGAATCCGCTCGCGCAGGTGGTGCGCGTATGACGGCGCCGAACCTGCCGTCGACGTCGGCGCCGCTGCTTCCAGCGGTGGTCGAGGCCGGGCCGCGCGCGCTGAAGGCCATGCTGCGCGAGCCGTCCGGCGCGGCCTGCTTCGGCCTGTTCTGCTCGACGCCGGCGCCGCTGACGGTCGAGCTGATCGCGGCGGCCGGCTTCGATTTCGTGATCGTCGATCTCGAGCACACGCTGATCGACGGCGCGACGCTGGCGGCGATGCTGCTCGCGGCGCGCGCTGCCGGGATCGCGGCGCTGGTGCGGCCGGCCGCGCCTTGGCAGATCGCGCCGGTGCTCGACCAGGGCGCGCAGGGCATCGTCGTGCCGCGCGTGCAGTCGGCCGACGAGGCGGGGCAGGCGGTGCGGGCCGCGCGCCACGCGCCGCTCGGGCAGCGCGGCCTGAACGCCACCGCCGCGAGCCGCTTCGGCCGTGACGACCTGGCCGCCGCCGCCGCGCGCGCCGATGCCGACACGCTGGTGATCGCGATGATCGAGGACCGCACGGGCCTCGCCGCCGCCGACGCGATCGCGGCCGTGGACGGCATCGACGCGCTGCTCGGCGGCGCGGCGGACTTGTCCCAGGATCTCGGCCTGACCTGGCGAACCCGCGCGCCCGAAGTGCGCGAGGCGCTCGCGCGGATCGACGCGAGCGCGCGCGCGGCCGGCAAGCTGGCCGTCGCGCTGCCACGCGACGACGCCGAGATCGAGGCGGCGCGCCGCGCCGGCGCACGGCTCGTGATCGCCGGCGACGATCGCGGCATCGCGCGCCGCGCGTTCGCGGCGGCCTGCGACCACCATCACCGGATCTTCAACCCATCCCAGCCATGAATCGCGAATCCATCGAACGTTATCTGGCCGCGGCGCCGTCGCCGGCCTGCGCCTACCTCTACGACCTCGACCACTTGCGCCGCCGCGCCGCGCGGCTGGTCGCGGCGCTGCCGGACGGCTGCGAGCTGTTCTATGCCGTGAAGGCCAACAGCGACGCGCCGGTGCTCGGCGCGCTTGCCGGCGCCGTCGCCGGCTACGAAGTGGCCTCGCTCGGCGAGATCGAGCGCGTGCGCGAGGCAGTGGGCGCCGCGCGCATCGCGTTCGGCGGCCCAGGCAAGACCGACCGCGAGCTGCGCGGCGCGCTCGAACACGGCGTCGAGTTGATCCACGTCGAGAGCGAGCTGCAGCTGCGCCGGCTCGATGCGGTGGCGCGCGAGCATGGCAGCCGCGCGCGCGTGCTGCTGCGCGTGAACCCGAAGCCGTTCGCGGCCGACGACGGCGGCCCGGGGGCCACCGGCACGCTGACGATGGGCGGCCGGCCAACCCAGTTCGGCATCGACGAGGACGAGGTGCCGGCGCTGATCGCGCTGGCGGCGAGCCTGCCCGGCGTGCAGTTGGTCGGGCTGCATCTGCACGCACTGTCGAATAATCTGGACGCCGCCTCGCACCTGGCGCTGATGCGCCATTACCTGACGCTCGCAACGGCGCTGCGCGAGCGCCACGGGCTCGTGCTCGAGACGCTGAACGTGGGCGGCGGGATCGGGGTGGACTACGCGAACCCGGACCGCGAGTTCGACTGGCCGCTGTTCTGCCGCGGCCTGCGCGCGCTGCTGGCCGACACCGCCGCCGGCTGCCGGATCGTGTTCGAGTGCGGGCGCTTCGTGGCGGCCGACTGCGGCTGCTACGTGACCGAGGTGATCGACCTGAAGCGCAATCACGGCCGCCATTTCGCGGTGCTGCGCGGCGGCACGCATCATTTCCGGCTGCCCGCGTCGTGGCAGCACGATCATCCGTTCTTCGTGGTGCCGAACGAGGCGTGGCCCTATACATTCGCGCGTCCGCAGCTGGAGGACGGCGAGCTGAGCCTGTGCGGCGAGCTCTGCACGCCGAAGGACGTGCTCGCCGCGCACGCGCGCGTGGCGCGGCTGCGCGTCGGCGATCGCATCGTGTTCCGGCTGGCCGGCGCCTACGGCTGGCACATCTCGCACCACGATTTCCTGAGCCACCCGCATCCCGAGCGGATCTACCTCGGAGCCCCATCGTGATGACTTCCCTGCGAGCCTTGCCGCTGCGCTTCCTGGACCCGGCGCGGCTGCTGCCGCACGAATTGCACGACCCGGTACACGCGGCGGCGCTAGCCGATTCGATGCGTGAGAGCGGTATCTGGCGCGTGCCGATCGTGGTCGAGCGCGGCAGCCTGACGGTGATGGACGGCCACCATCGGCTCGCCGCGGCGCTGGCGCTGCGGGTCGCGCGGATTCCGGCGCTGCTGCTCGATTACGACACCGTGCCGGTCAGCGCGACGCGCGACGGCTACGAGGTCACGCCGGCCGCGATCGTGGCGCGCGCCCGCGCGGGCGAGCTGTATCCGGTCAAGACCACGCGCCACCGCTTCGCGGCGCCGCTGCCGGCCTGCCACGTTTCGCTGCGGCTGTTGTGGGCGGCGGCGCCGTGCGCGAGCGAGCCCGCGGCGCTGGTTGAGTCGTGAGGCGGCCGGCGGTCAGTCCTTCGTAGCCGCGTTCGCCGCCGCGTCCGCGTTCGCGCGTTCGCGGCCCGGTCTGCGCTCGGCCAGCTGCCAGACCGCGAGCCCGGGCAGGTAGAACAGCAGGTCGCGCAGCCGCCGCGCGCCGGCCAGCGCGAGGCAGACCGGCGGATCGAGGCCGAGCAGGCCGCCGATCAGCACGAAGCCGCCTTCCTGCACGCCGAGGCCGCCCGGCACCAGGAACGCGAGGCTGCTGACGAGCTGGATCAGCGCCTCGATCACGAGCGCGTCGGCGAACGACGCGTGCGCGCCGAGCGCGAGCAGCGCGAGCCAGATTTCGAGCGAGAAGCCGAGGAACTGCAGCGTCTGCCAGACCGCCAGATAGCGCACCACCACGCCGGTGTTGCGCCACAGCAGCATCACGAAGCGGTCGACGCGCGCGGAGGCGCCGAGCGTCTCGACGAACTGGCCGCTCGTGACGCGGTTCAGCAGCTGCGTGGCGCGCTCGAACGGCCGCGCGTGCTGCACCAGCGCGAACAGCAGCAGCACCGGCGCCGCGAGCGCGATGCCCACCGCCAGCCGCCCGACCAGGCGGCTCGTGTCGGAGGCCGAGTGTTCAAGCAGCCAGCCCACCGCGAGCAGCGCGAACACGAACTGGCTGATCAGCGTGAGCTGCATGTCCACCACGAGGCTCGCGATCGCCGTGGCCGGCTTCACGCGCAGCCGGCGCAGCAGGCGGTACGAGACGATCTCGCCGCCGATCCGCGCCACCGGCAGCAGGCCGTTCACCGACTCGCGGATCAGCACGAGCTTCAGCATCGCGCCGAAGCCGGGACGCGGCGCGCGCCGGATCAGCAGGCGCCAGTCGGCCGCGTTCGCGAGCATCGGCAGGATGTGCACCGCGGCGGCCAGCAGCAGGCCGGCGCCGGCCTCGCGCAGCAGCGCGAGGATCGCGGCGGGATGGTCGCGCCACACCAGCCAGATCGCGATGGCGAGGCCGAGCGCGGCCGCGACGGAGCCGAGCGATTTCTTCATGCGCGGCTCCGGTGGCGTGCGGCGAGGCGAGGCGCGATGGTGGGCATGACGGGGGATCGATTCATGACGGCAGGCCGGGCATGCGGCTGCGGGTTCGGCGGCAGGTTCGGCGTGCCGCGCGGCATGCCGGACCGCTGCGACGTCCGCTCGCGTCCACGGCAGGCGGCGCAAACGGGACGGGCAGCATCAACGACACGAACCGCGCGGGGCAGCGTACCACGCGCGCTCATTCGTCGAGGCGGGGCACCAGTCGGCCCGACGGGTCGACGCGCAGCCGGCGGCCGCGCCAGACCACGTCGGACATCCCGAAGCTCGCCACGAAGATGCCGAACTGCAGCAGGTCGTTGAGCGGCAGCAGCGCGAGATCGGCGAACGGCTGGCCTAACGCGCGATCGACGCGCCACTTCAGCGCGACGCGCGCGGCGAGCGCCGCGGCCACCAGCCACCAGGCGCCGTGCGCGCCGCCCGAGGCGAGCAACGCGAGCAGCGCGAACGGCAGCGGATGCATCAGTGCCGAGCCGAGGTGGCCGAGCGGGTCGGCGGCGCGGATGGTCCGGCTCCAGCGCAGCTCGTGTGTGAACAGCGCGCTGAAGGTCGATTCGATGCAGGCGTGATCGACGATCAGCGGCGGCACCGACACAGTCGCGCCGATGCCGCGCACCGCCTCGCCGATCGCGTGGTCCTCGGCGAGATGATGTACGAACGCGGCGAGCCCGCCGATCTGGTCGAGCGTGGCGCGCCGGATCGCGATGGTCTGGCCGAAGCAGGGCCGCGCCAGCTTGGTTGCGAGCCCGGTGACCACGCCGGGGAAGAACAGGTAGTTGGTCGAGGCGGCAGCCGCGCGCGGCCACAGGCCCGGCGCGCTGATGCCGCGATAGGCGCTCGTCACGAGCCCGACGCCGGGCTGCTCGAGCGCGCCGACGATGCGGTACAGGTAGTCGCGGCCCACGCACACGTCACTGTCCGCGAAGCAGAGCAGGTCATGTTCGGCCTGTTCCAGCATGTTGACGAGGTTGCAGATCTTGCGGTTCGGGCCATAGAGCCGTGCGTCGGCCACCAACGTGATGTGCGCCTGCGGATAGCGCTCGCGCAGCGTCGCGACGGCGCGCAGCGCGTCGTCGTTGGCGTCGTGGACGCCGAACAGGTATTGCACCGGCGCCGGGTAATCATGGTCGAAGAAGCTCGCCAGATGATCGACGAGCCGCCACTCGTCGCCATGCAGCGGCTTCATCAGCGTGACGGGCGGGTACTGCGTGGGCAGTGTCGGCGCGCGCGCGAAGAAGCGGCCGACCAGGCCGGCCGCGACCAGCGTATAGACGAGGCCGAATGCGGCGCAGAGGCTCGCGACCGTCGCGAGCGCATGGCCGAGCGTGAGGACGAACGGCAGGTGGTGGCGCGCCGCGTCGCTCAGCGCGATCGCGGCACCGACGATGACCGAAGTGGAGACGGCACGGCCCGCGTGGCCGCGCGTCCACGAACGCGGCTCCTGCATCACGCCTCGTGCGCGCGCAGGAAGCGGAAGAACTCGACGCCCTCGCGCAGGCGACGCTTCATCATGTCCCGGCTCGACAGCATCTCGCGCACGATCTCCCAGATCTTCGCGGGCCGGAAGTAGAACGCGCGGTAGAAGTGTTCCAGCTCGTGATAGATGGCTTCCCTCGACAGGTGCGGATAGCCGATCGCCGCCAGTTGCACGCCTTCCTTGCTGACCAGGTTGATGGTCTTGTTCTCCTCCATCCAGCCGTTCTCCACCGCCTGCTCGTAGAGCTTCGTGCCCGGATACGGCGCCGCCAGCGACACCTGGATCGTGTGCGGATTGATTTCCTTCGCGTATTCGATGGTCTTCTGGATGGTGTCCTTCGTCTCGCCCGGCAGCCCGAGGATGAAGGTGCCGTGGATCTTGATGCCGAGCTTCCTGCAATCCTCGTTGAAGCGGCGCGCGATGTCGGTGCGCAGGCCCTTCCTGATGTTCAGCAGGATCTGGTCGTCGCCCGATTCGTAGCCCACCAGCAGCAGGCGCAGGCCGTTCTCCTTCATGATCTTCAGCGTCGAGTACGGCACGTTCGCCTTGGCGTTGCACGACCACGTCACGCCGAGCCTGCCGAGCCCGCGCGCGATTTCCTCGACGCGCGGCTTGAAGTCGGTGAAGGTGTCGTCGTCGAACATGATCTCCTTGACTTCCGGCATGTTGTCGCGAATCCACTTCACCTCGGCCAGCACGTTCTCGACCGAGCGCACGCGGTAGCGGTGGCCGCCCACGGTCTGCGGCCAGAGGCAGAACGTGCATTTCGAGCGGCAGCCGCGACCGGTGTAGATCGAGACGTAGGGGTAATCGAGATAGCCGATGAAGTAATTGTCGATCTTGAGGTCGCGCTGGTAGACGGGGGCGACGAACGGCAGCGCGTCCATGTCCTCGATCATCGGGCGCGGGCCGTTGTGCTCGATCGAGCCGTCGGCGGCGCGGTAGCTCAAGCCGAGGATCCCGGCGAAGGGCTTGCCCTCGGCGACGTCGCGGCAGGTGTAGTCGAATTCCTCGCGGCAGACGAAGTCGATCGCGTCGGAGGCGGTCAGGGAGTTGTGCGGATCGACGGCGACCTTGGCGCCGACCATGCCGATCAGGACCGCCGGGTTGCGCTGCTTGAGGTCCTGGGCGAACAGGGCGTCGGTGGGGAACGACGGCGTGCTGGTGTGGATGATGACGAGCTCGTAGCCGGCGGCGATGTCGAGCGTGGCCGCGACGGACAGGCCGTCGGCGGGGGCGTCGAGCACGCGGCTGCCGGGCACGAGCGCGGCGGGCTGGGCGAGCCAGGTGGGATACCAGAACGAGCGGATCTCGCGCCTGGCCTGGTAGCGCGAACCGGCGCCGCCGTCGAAGCCGTCATAGGACGGGGCTTGCAGGAACAGTGTTTTCATCGTGTCGGAAGAGGGGAGTGCGGCGCAGGCGTTATCGGTCGGCGGCCGCGGCGTCGGATGTCTTGTTTTGCAGTCCTTCATGAAACTGAAAGACTGTCATGCGATCACGTTCCCGAAGCGGTCGCGGTGCAGGCGGATGTACAGCAGCACCAGCGCACGCAGCGGGCAGCGCGGCGACACCTGCACGGTGCCGCCCGGCGCCGGCTCGACGAGCACGTGCCCGCGCCCGATGCCGGCGCGGAACGCGAAATGCGCGCCGGCGCGCACCGCAGCCACGGCGACGACGAGATAGGCGAGTGTCGCGCAGCGAAATGTCGGCGTCGTGAAATCGCGCTGCGGAACATGCAGCACGCCCATCGACAGCAGCACCAGCGCCTGCGCGCCGAACGCGGCGAGCGCCGCGATCAGCAGATAGGTACGCCACGCCTCGATGGTGGGAAACGCGAAGCCCGGACCGGAGCCGGCCGACGTCGGAAGGCGAAAGAGGATTGGCACGCTGGACGGTCCTTCGGTTTGCTTACGTCGGACGAGACTTCGTCGGCCCCGCGCGCCGAGTTCAAAGGGCGCGGCGGGGTGCAT
This window encodes:
- a CDS encoding MFS transporter, translated to MSARTGPAVVTLVACQGVITLGLMVLVPIMPFFIRGLLGADASLADVARWTSIALAAPGVGALAAAPFSAGWCERYGYRRALLLALALFVASLLAMASARHPALFVAGRVAQGASTVSVIVTAYLARVSDAATRGRALGWQESAVAAGALAGPALGGILQDLWSVRPLLYAVACGTGLATAALALTLREPAREAAGGDHRAASAANRAARQALFADRGFRRWVLAGSLTQAGAFALVNVFALFIDARFAGRAELASTVGLLHALGWCATLAAGPFWGARNDRRDPARHFVAGALLCALALALMPFAASLWLIALLRIMQGAAYAALAQSMLLVCSRAAPVALQGRVTVTARSAMVLGQLFGPFAVLALLPLLGPAATLWLTAAMFVAAAGIAHRGAAVSFSSVTEPR
- a CDS encoding IucA/IucC family protein, coding for MSSLTLPRAPSAHDAVHPPALATGAERHRLAPLDARLLEQYFNTYCRETGRFDPRVSDAQLPDDAARAIARGWREAGFVVAGVTFPHDGGAVFVALAHHSAIGFHRLAPHAFGWTPGRGVQPFDGPEAFATRIARALAHRAGLDAAGWPAQFAALMHDSIERVRGFHREAPDSHDGSRGAAGAVPRTPFVEAEQSLRFGHVFHVSSKSSSGFSDDDVAAYAPERGAAFRLHYFAVASRCLDAATIDAAQPPIDPEAMRAAAALLGDSEYRLLPSHPWQAAFLLGHDEVKALLKSGDLVSLGPMGEPAWPTSSVRTVWLPKQRRFLKLPLDVRITNFVRNNPPEQAARALDASRYLAALPRRYRATPGFEILLDTGRASLATADAALRASSLVIHREPMRDDLGDHARVLASVLEERPDGATPLAALLREALGAAPSRARLASWWTAYLDVMLLPLLRLFACEGVSLEAHLQNALVAFRGGWPARGYVRDMEGASLSRARCRQPALLDAASPALYEEAEAWKRFCYYVLVNQVGHLIASVARAGYGDEAALWRLTAEVWAATREPELVALLDDLGQRPTLPAKANMSSCFGRHGELPAWVEIPNPLFGTEVRA
- a CDS encoding IucA/IucC family protein is translated as MTAAIADAWCETDLADVASAARFADEAGRRLAQDLFDALWMENPHGFRERARCSAEAAPASLAVPLGDGRVLVWRGRRVEGWRPLRLAPEQAVTLVGEADASAVPLDADATLDHLQSAAWWPALARPLGGLLRDARRQFARTLAAEARWLARLDAAPRALLAWEALCCLRDRPFHPFARAKVWPGEPGDAFDVESGQPVAWHWLAVPRGRVIAGTAGGLEGADDAERQPCAHALLDAHEFATLAYRAREAGADADALWLPVHPWQIAQLRRRQPALLDGCVDLGAGPGTGTPTASLRSLGVARAPSLHLKLALGVQALGAERVLPPRYQHNGELAQRCLRTLAERDRWLGAHLRWCDESAWWVLGATPAPHDEATLIAERGDLGCLLRRYPDADGDNWLLPMAALAVCTSDGRLPALDAAAGARPASREARRATFARIAGLVIELGLRCLRYGVMPELHGQNVVLRIGADGATGIVLRDHDTLRVCPARMREAGIATPDYVIDRGSPNTLILDDPLELLAYFQTLAVGVNLYAILAALADVDTDGDEGDGEAAGWRTVHDALRESVARVFDESDGADASTTALGVRVAEALFERDAWPFKQLVMPLAGRASVGTGMPSGLGAIGNPLHLAAARADAPR